In Pseudomonas deceptionensis, a single window of DNA contains:
- a CDS encoding SGNH/GDSL hydrolase family protein, which yields MIGDSHLATPDYLIATLHNDLVAQGAKVHTLGICGANAGDWLKATPGTCGGAERRGTEKAVVLGGKAATVPISQLLATDKPDLVLIVMGDTMASYTKPAFPKAWLWQQTTGLTKVIAANGTRCVWVGPNWGTEGGKYGKTFARVEMTSRFLAANVAPCSYIDSLKFSKPGQWATIDGQHMTATGYKTWSDDISKSLLQTPAIKDAKK from the coding sequence ATGATCGGCGACAGCCATCTGGCGACACCTGATTATTTGATTGCCACTCTGCACAACGACCTGGTTGCTCAGGGGGCGAAAGTACACACCCTGGGCATTTGCGGCGCCAACGCCGGTGACTGGCTCAAAGCCACACCGGGCACTTGTGGCGGTGCCGAGCGCCGAGGTACGGAAAAGGCAGTGGTATTGGGCGGCAAGGCCGCAACGGTACCGATCAGCCAGTTGCTGGCCACCGACAAACCGGATCTCGTGCTGATTGTCATGGGCGACACCATGGCCAGTTACACCAAACCTGCGTTCCCCAAAGCCTGGCTGTGGCAGCAAACCACCGGGTTGACGAAGGTAATTGCCGCCAATGGCACCCGTTGTGTCTGGGTGGGCCCGAACTGGGGCACTGAAGGCGGCAAGTACGGCAAGACCTTTGCCCGTGTCGAAATGACCTCCAGGTTTCTGGCTGCAAACGTCGCACCGTGCAGCTACATCGACTCATTGAAGTTTTCCAAACCGGGCCAGTGGGCAACGATCGATGGCCAGCACATGACCGCCACGGGCTACAAGACCTGGAGCGATGACATCAGCAAGTCGCTGCTGCAAACCCCGGCCATCAAGGATGCCAAGAAATGA
- a CDS encoding cellulose biosynthesis protein BcsC encodes MSARCHAVAFGILASLIHTVSFAALDDAGKALLQQGQYWQAQNDQARATEVWKKLLLIDPKQADALYGLGMLELKGKRIDGASNYLEQLRRSHPGERLTLLLEQSMGLQADNNAEQLDTARLLVTNGELEKAVPIFRKIFAGKAPQGDLALEYYNALGYTPGGWSEARQGLERLQQQTPNNARVRLALAKLLVRNETTRSEGLRRLEQLSTLPELGGQATESWREGLVWVGSPRPVDKPLFEAYLKANPDDSAILTQMNSRGTAGVGAQQNPHVARGFKALQDNQLDVAEQAFQARLKEQASDSDALGGLGVIRQRQGRFSDASELLNRAIGRGGNPRWQAALDGNRYWSLLDQAEKARATNDLQKSRGLLQQAIASKPRQADGYIALGGVQAEQNQLDNAQASYRQALTLDNDNPDAMLGLITVMAQNGQASQALTMVEALTPARQQRLGDMRPLHAAVAAGQAKNAERSGDLKGAIAAQKEAVRNDPQGVWTRYDLALYYLQAKKPDLARQTMDELLNASPQRSEALFASALLSSQLGEWSHAQGTLERIPFSQRTTAMQQLASEVQLQSLVSQATTLAKQGNPTQALTLLRRAELLANGKPQSMGMLALAYVDVGDSEHGLAMLRNAIAQSSNPSPALRLAYAGVLLKTGDDEQVNQLLHELQRQPLTPADQRSYDEVLYLYTVRQADLLREKGDLVAAYDTLAPALAQRPNDPVAAGALARMYLANGNSAKAIELYQPLLAKAPNDPQLQIGMAQALSKSGDPRGAEKATEKALELAPNDAMVLASAASIFRAQGKNAKAGELYARALALQAPVKADANPFAGTVDANPFVGKSGQRSQSRLSEANLSQIPEPAQVQIDAATSEVEPSARRLASNSLTMNGRAGGYDAEPPGGGFDDDSRLAATRPLDPQAQARQSMQNALDQIKQERSPRITQGVTIRTNDSESGLSKITDVETPLEISMPVGDDRIALRVTPVSLNAGAVKDSAKTRFGGPNDVQMAAVNDLLASSPDADQLNTALGDINGSAGRQKDTGVGLAVAYEMPSLGLKADLGVSPMGFLYSSAVGGVSIDRPFSEDSHFRYGVSLSRRAVNDSLVSFAGAEDARSGLKWGGVTANGGRLQLGYDNGDYGVYGYAGLYKLLGHNVEDNTRVEGGSGIYWYLLNDDTRQLTTGLGVTAISYDNNQGNFTYGNGGYFSPQNFFSIGVPVSWSQRTDRLSYTLRGSVGLQHIEQDSTPYFPNDSDMQASLEQVSQAYAASGTSLATRYSGQNKTGIGYNLGAAAEYRLGNNYFLGGSFGMDNAQDYKQWTGGLYLRYMFEDFTGRMPMPVSPYLSPYSSN; translated from the coding sequence ATGTCAGCTCGCTGTCACGCCGTAGCTTTCGGGATACTTGCAAGCCTGATTCACACCGTCAGCTTTGCCGCACTTGACGATGCCGGCAAGGCGCTGCTTCAACAGGGTCAATACTGGCAGGCTCAGAATGATCAGGCACGGGCAACCGAGGTCTGGAAAAAGCTGTTGCTGATCGATCCGAAGCAGGCAGATGCGCTCTATGGTCTGGGCATGCTTGAGCTCAAGGGCAAGCGAATCGACGGTGCCAGCAATTATCTGGAGCAGCTCAGGCGCTCGCATCCGGGTGAGCGCTTGACCTTGCTGCTGGAGCAATCCATGGGCTTGCAGGCTGACAACAACGCCGAGCAACTGGATACGGCACGCTTGTTGGTCACCAACGGTGAGCTTGAGAAGGCAGTACCGATCTTTCGAAAAATCTTCGCGGGCAAGGCGCCGCAGGGTGATCTGGCGCTGGAGTACTACAACGCTCTGGGTTACACGCCCGGTGGGTGGAGCGAGGCGCGTCAGGGGCTGGAGCGCTTGCAGCAGCAGACACCGAACAACGCAAGGGTCCGGTTGGCGCTGGCCAAGCTCCTGGTGCGTAACGAAACCACGCGCTCTGAAGGCCTGCGGCGGCTTGAGCAGTTGTCGACCTTGCCGGAGCTCGGTGGTCAGGCCACTGAAAGCTGGCGCGAGGGTCTGGTGTGGGTGGGCTCGCCCCGCCCCGTCGACAAGCCGTTGTTTGAGGCCTATCTGAAGGCCAACCCGGACGACTCCGCCATTCTCACCCAAATGAACAGCCGCGGCACTGCGGGTGTGGGTGCACAGCAGAATCCCCACGTGGCGAGGGGGTTCAAGGCACTGCAAGACAATCAGCTGGACGTTGCCGAGCAAGCGTTCCAGGCACGGCTCAAAGAGCAGGCCAGCGATAGCGATGCGCTCGGTGGCCTTGGCGTGATTCGCCAGCGTCAGGGGCGCTTCAGCGACGCCAGCGAACTGCTCAACCGTGCCATCGGCCGTGGCGGCAATCCACGCTGGCAAGCTGCGCTGGACGGCAACCGCTACTGGAGCCTCCTCGACCAGGCCGAAAAGGCCAGGGCAACGAATGACCTGCAAAAATCCCGAGGTCTGTTGCAGCAAGCCATTGCCAGCAAGCCGCGTCAGGCGGATGGCTACATCGCCCTCGGTGGCGTGCAGGCCGAACAGAATCAGCTGGACAATGCCCAGGCCAGCTATCGTCAGGCCCTGACCCTGGACAATGACAACCCTGACGCGATGCTGGGGCTGATCACCGTGATGGCGCAAAACGGTCAGGCCAGCCAGGCATTGACAATGGTCGAGGCTTTGACCCCGGCCCGGCAGCAACGCCTTGGCGATATGCGTCCATTGCACGCAGCGGTGGCAGCGGGGCAGGCAAAAAATGCCGAGCGCAGCGGCGATCTCAAGGGCGCGATTGCGGCGCAGAAAGAAGCGGTGCGCAACGATCCGCAAGGCGTTTGGACACGTTACGATCTGGCGTTGTATTACCTGCAGGCAAAAAAACCGGATCTTGCCCGCCAGACCATGGACGAACTGCTCAATGCAAGCCCGCAACGCTCTGAGGCCCTGTTTGCCAGCGCCTTGCTGTCGAGCCAGTTGGGTGAATGGTCGCATGCGCAAGGTACCCTGGAGCGAATTCCTTTCAGCCAGCGCACCACGGCCATGCAGCAACTGGCCAGTGAAGTTCAATTGCAATCGCTGGTGAGCCAGGCCACCACCTTGGCCAAACAGGGCAACCCGACCCAGGCGCTGACGTTACTGCGTCGTGCCGAACTGCTGGCCAATGGCAAACCGCAATCCATGGGAATGCTGGCGTTGGCTTACGTCGACGTGGGGGACTCGGAGCACGGGTTAGCCATGCTGCGCAACGCCATCGCGCAAAGCAGCAACCCGTCGCCGGCCTTGCGTTTGGCCTATGCCGGCGTGCTGCTCAAAACCGGTGACGATGAACAGGTCAACCAGCTTTTGCATGAGCTGCAGCGCCAGCCGCTGACCCCGGCTGACCAGCGTAGCTACGACGAAGTGTTGTATCTGTACACCGTGCGCCAGGCCGACCTGTTGCGTGAGAAGGGCGATCTGGTGGCGGCTTATGACACGCTCGCTCCGGCACTGGCCCAGCGGCCGAACGACCCGGTGGCGGCAGGCGCCCTGGCGCGCATGTATCTGGCCAACGGCAACAGCGCCAAAGCCATTGAACTGTATCAGCCGCTGCTGGCCAAAGCCCCGAACGATCCGCAGTTGCAGATTGGAATGGCTCAGGCCTTGAGCAAATCCGGCGATCCTCGTGGGGCTGAAAAGGCCACCGAAAAAGCCCTCGAACTGGCCCCGAACGATGCCATGGTGCTGGCCAGCGCGGCGTCAATTTTTCGTGCTCAGGGCAAGAACGCCAAGGCAGGGGAGCTCTACGCCCGCGCGCTGGCGTTGCAGGCGCCGGTCAAGGCAGATGCCAATCCTTTTGCCGGGACAGTCGACGCCAACCCCTTCGTGGGCAAGTCCGGTCAACGCAGCCAGTCGCGGTTGTCCGAAGCCAATCTTTCGCAGATCCCGGAACCGGCCCAGGTACAGATTGATGCAGCGACCAGCGAAGTCGAGCCGTCTGCCCGCAGGCTTGCGAGCAACAGCCTGACAATGAACGGCAGGGCAGGCGGGTATGACGCAGAGCCGCCAGGCGGCGGTTTTGATGATGACAGTCGCCTGGCAGCCACCAGGCCGCTTGATCCACAAGCGCAAGCGCGCCAGTCGATGCAAAACGCCCTTGACCAGATCAAGCAGGAACGCAGCCCGCGCATCACTCAAGGGGTGACCATTCGTACCAACGACAGCGAGTCGGGTCTGAGCAAAATCACTGATGTCGAAACACCGCTGGAAATCAGCATGCCGGTGGGCGATGACCGAATAGCCCTGCGCGTGACCCCGGTGTCGTTGAATGCCGGAGCCGTGAAGGATTCGGCCAAGACGCGGTTTGGCGGGCCGAACGATGTACAAATGGCGGCCGTGAACGACTTGCTTGCGAGCAGCCCTGATGCGGATCAATTGAACACCGCACTTGGCGACATCAACGGCTCTGCCGGGCGCCAGAAAGACACTGGCGTCGGTTTGGCTGTGGCGTATGAGATGCCGTCGCTGGGCCTCAAGGCTGATCTGGGGGTGAGCCCCATGGGTTTCCTTTACAGCTCAGCTGTGGGCGGCGTCAGCATTGATCGGCCATTCAGCGAAGACAGTCATTTCCGTTACGGCGTCAGCCTGTCGCGGCGTGCGGTGAACGACAGTCTGGTGTCCTTTGCCGGGGCCGAGGATGCCCGCAGTGGCCTCAAATGGGGTGGCGTCACCGCCAATGGCGGACGCCTGCAACTGGGCTACGACAACGGTGACTATGGTGTGTATGGCTACGCAGGCCTTTACAAACTGCTGGGTCACAACGTCGAAGACAACACCCGCGTTGAAGGCGGCAGCGGGATTTACTGGTATCTGCTTAACGACGATACCCGTCAGCTGACCACCGGCCTGGGGGTCACAGCCATCAGCTATGACAATAACCAGGGTAATTTCACTTACGGCAACGGGGGCTACTTCAGCCCGCAGAACTTCTTTTCCATCGGCGTCCCCGTCAGTTGGTCACAGCGCACCGACCGCCTGAGCTACACGCTCAGAGGCTCTGTGGGCCTGCAGCATATCGAGCAGGACTCGACACCGTACTTCCCGAACGACAGCGACATGCAAGCCTCGCTGGAACAGGTCTCGCAAGCGTATGCCGCTTCCGGTACCAGCCTGGCGACCCGCTATTCGGGCCAGAACAAAACCGGCATTGGCTACAACCTCGGCGCGGCGGCGGAGTACCGCCTGGGCAACAACTACTTCCTGGGCGGCAGCTTCGGGATGGACAACGCCCAGGACTACAAACAATGGACCGGCGGTTTATACCTGCGGTACATGTTTGAAGATTTCACCGGGCGCATGCCGATGCCGGTCAGTCCTTACCTTTCTCCCTATTCTTCAAATTAA